From Prionailurus viverrinus isolate Anna chromosome B2, UM_Priviv_1.0, whole genome shotgun sequence, the proteins below share one genomic window:
- the PSMB1 gene encoding proteasome subunit beta type-1: MLSTAAGCWGPGRDRAVEPHGAAGPLEMRFSPYAFNGGTVLAIAGEDFSIVASDTRLSEGYSIHTRDSPKCYRLTDKTVIGCSGFHGDCLTLTKIIEARLKMYKHSNNKTMTTGAIAAMLSTILYSRRFFPYYVYNIIGGLDEEGKGAVYSFDPVGSYQRDSFKAGGSASAMLQPLLDNQVGFKNMQNVEHVPLSLDRAMRLVKDVFISAAERDVYTGDALKICIVTKEGIREETVPLRKD; the protein is encoded by the exons ATGTTGTCGACGGCCGCGGGGTGCTGGGGACCCGGCAGGGACCGGGCGGTGGAGCCCCACGGCGCCGCCGGCCCTTTGGAGATGCGCTTTTCGCCCTACGCTTTCAACGGAGG gactgTATTGGCAATCGCTGGAGAAGATTTTTCAATTGTGGCTTCTGACACTCGATTGAGTGAAGGATATTCAATTCACACCAGGGACAGCCCCAAGTGTTACAGACT AACAGACAAAACAGTCATTGGATGCAGCGGGTTTCATGGAGACTGTCTTACCCTGACAAAGATTATTGAAGCAAGACTAAAG ATGTATAAGCATTCCAATAACAAGACCATGACTACGGGGGCGATTGCTGCAATGTTGTCTACAATCCTCTATTCAAGGCGCTTCTTCCCATACTATGTTTACAACATCATCGGGGGACTGGATGAAGAAG GGAAGGGAGCTGTGTACAGCTTTGACCCAGTAGGGTCCTACCAGAGAGACTCCTTCAAGGCCGGAGGCTCAGCAAGTGCCATGCTACAGCCCCTGCTCGACAACCAG GTTGGTTTTAAGAACATGCAGAATGTGGAGCATGTCCCACTGTCCTTGGACAGAGCCATGCGGCTTGTGAAAGATGTCTTCATTTCAGCGGCAGAGAGGGACGTGTACACTGGGGATGCACTCAAAATCTGCATCGTGACCAAGGAGGGCATCAGGGAGGAGACCGTTCCCCTGAGGAAGGATTGA